The Herbaspirillum sp. DW155 genomic interval ATATTCCTTGGGCGGCGCGACAAAGGCCACCTTGGGGGTGTGCTGCCGGGTCGCGGCTTCTTCCACCTTGCTGATGAGCCCCATGCGGATCGCCCCATGGGCACGGATGGTCTCGAAGCGGGCCAGCGCGGCGGGATCGCTGTTGATGGCATCCTGCAGCTCGGTACCCGTGTAGCCGATCTCCTCGGCATTGAGGAAGATGGTCGGGATGCCGGCATTGATCATGGTCGCCTGGAAGCTGCCCACGCCGGGCACCTCCAACGTATCGACCACGTTGCCGGTCGGGAACATGGCCCCGCCGGCGCCTTCTTCTTCGGCGGCGGGGTCCATGAATTCCAGTTGCACTTCGGCGGCCGGGAAGGTCACGCCATCCAGTTCGAAGTCGCCGGTTTCCTGTACCTGTCCGCCGCGCATCGGCACGTGGGCCACGATGGTCTTGCCGATGTTGGCTTGCCAGATGGTGATGACGGCCACGCCATCCTGCGGCAGCCTGGAGGGATCGACCAGCCCGGCAGCGATGGCGAAGGGCCCCACGGCGGCCGACAGATTGCCGCAGTTGCCGCTCCAGTCGACGAAATCCTTGTCGATGGAGACCTGGCCGAACAGGTAATCGACGTCATGGCCGGGCCGCTCGCTGCGCGAGATGATGACGGTCTTGCTGGTGCTGGAGGTGGCACCACCCATGCCATCGATCTGCTTGCCATAGGGATCGGGACTGCCGATGACCCGTTGCAGCAGCTTGTCGCGGGCACGGCCCGGCACACGGGCAGCTTCGGGCAGGTCATCCAGCTTGAAGAAGACACCCTTGCTGGTACCGCCACGCAGGTAGGTGGCGGGAATGCGGATTTGGGGGACTTGGCTCATGCTTGTTCCTTGGCATTCTGGCCGGCGTTGGCGGAGGCTTCCAGGAAATCCTGGGCGAAGCGCTGCAGCACGCCACCGGCTTCGTAGATCGAGACTTCTTCGGCGGTATCGAGGCGGCAGGTCACCGGCACTTCCACACGCTCGCCGTTGCTGCGATGGATGACCAGCGTCAGGTCCGCACGCGGACGGCGTTCGCCGATGACGTCATAGGTCTCGGTGCCGTCGATGGCATAGGTGTTGCGGTTCTCGCCGGGTTTGAATTCCAGCGGCAGCACGCCCATGCCGATCAGGTTGGTGCGGTGGATGCGCTCGAAGCCCTCGGCCACGATGGCTTCCACCCCGGCCAGGCGCACGCCCTTGGCGGCCCAGTCACGGGACGAGCCCTGGCCGTAGTCGGCCCCGGCGATGATGATCAGGGGCTGTTTGCGCTCCATGTAGGTTTCGATGGTTTCCCACATGCGCATGACTTTGCCTTCCGGTTCCAGGCGCGCCAGTGAACCTTGCTGCACGCTGCCGTCGGCTTTCTTCACCATCTCGTTGAACAGCTTGGGGTTGGCAAAGGTGGCGCGCTGCGCAGTGAGGTGGTCGCCGCGGTGGGTGGCGTAGGAATTGAAGTCTTCTTCCGGCAAGCCCATCTTGGCCAGGTATTCGCCGGCGGCGCTGTCGAGCAGGATGGCGTTGGAGGGCGAAAGGTGGTCGGTGGTGATGTTGTCGCCCAGCACCGCCAGCGCCCGCATGCCCGAGAGCGTACGCTCACCGGCCAGCGCGCCTTCCCAGTACGGCGGGCGGCGGATGTAGGTGCTATGGGGGCGCCAGTCATACAGCGGGCTGACCGCTTGGCTGCGATCGACCCGGGCGGCGAACATCGGCGTGTAGACATTGCGGAACTGCTGCGGCTTGACGGCGGTCGCCACCACGGCGTCGATTTCTTCATCGCTGGGCCAGATGTCCTTCAAGCGGATTTCGCGGCCCTCGGCGGTGACGCCCAGCACGTCCTGTTCGATGTCGAAGCGGATGGTGCCGGCGATGGCATAGGCCACCACCAGCGGTGGCGAAGCCAGGAAGGCCTGCTTGGCGTAAGGATGGATGCGGCCATCGAAGTTGCGGTTGCCGGACAGCACGGCAGTGCTGTAGAGGTCGCGGTCGATGATTTCCTGCTGGATCCTGGGATCGAGCGCACCCGACATGCCATTGCAGGTCGTGCAGGCAAACGCCACGATACCAAAGCCCAGTTTCTCCAGGTCGGCGGTCAGGCCGGCTTCTTCCAGATACAGTTCAACCGCCTTGGAACCGGGCGCCAGCGAACTCTTCACCCAAGGCTTGCGCGCCAGGCCGAGACGATTGGCATTGCGCGCCAGCAAACCGGCGGCGATCACGTTGCGCGGGTTGCTGGTATTGGTGCAGCTGGTGATGGCGGCGATGATGACGGCGCCATCAGGCATCTTGCCCGGTTCGTTCTCGACCTTGCCGGCAATGCCTTGCGCGGCCAGCTCGGACACCGGCAGGCGCTTGTGCGGATTGCTCGGCCCGGCCAGGGTACGCACCACGGTGGAGAGGTCAAAGCGCAGCACGCGCTCGTACTCGACCTTGGCTAGCGTGTCGGACCAGAGGCCGGCTTCCTTGGCATAGGTTTCCACCAGCTTGACCTGTTCATCGTCACGGCCGGTCAGCTTCAGGTAATCGATGGTCTGCTGGTCGATGGAGAACATGGCGGCGGTCGCGCCATATTCCGGGGCCATGTTGGAAATGGTGGCGCGGTCGCCCAGGGTCAGGCTGGCAGCACCGTCGCCGTAGAACTCCAGATAAGCGCCCACCACCTTCTGCTTGCGCAGGAATTCGGTCAGCGAGAGCACGATGTCGGTGGCAGTGATGCCCGGCTGGCGGCGGCCGCTCAGTTCCACCCCGATGATGTCGGGCAGGCGCATCCAGGAGGCGCGGCCCAGCATGACGTTTTCGGCTTCCAGGCCGCCCACGCCGATGGCGATCACGCCCAGCGCGTCCACGTGCGGGGTGTGGCTGTCGGTGCCGACCAGGGTGTCGGGGAAGGCCACGCCATCCTTGGCATGGATCACCGGCGACATCTTCTCCAGATTGATCTGGTGCATGATGCCGTTGCCGGGGGGGATCACGTCCACGTTCTCGAAGGCCAGCTTGGTCCAGTCGATGAAGTGGAAGCGATCTTCATTGCGGCGGTCTTCGATGGCACGATTCTTTTCAAAGGCCTGCGGATCATCGCCGCCACATTCCACCGCCAGCGAGTGGTCCACGATCAGTTGCACCGGCACCACCGGATTGACCTTGGCCGGGTCGCCGCCCATGTCGGCAATCGCGTCGCGCAAGCCGGCCAGGTCCACCAGCGCGGTCTGTCCAAGGATGTCGTGGCACACCACGCGCGCCGGGAACCACGGGAAATCCAGCTCGCGCTTGCGTTCGATCAGCTGGCGCAGCGAATCGGTGAGGGTGGCAGGATCACAGCGGCGCACCAGGTTTTCTGCCAGCACGCGGGAGGTGTAGGGCAGGGTGTCCCAGGCGCCGGGACGGATCGCTTCCACGGCGGCGCGGGCATCGAAATAATCCAGTCGGGTGCCGGGCAGTTGCTTGCGGTATTGGGTATTCATGGCGGTTGGCTCGTGTCTCGTTGATGGAATGGTTGTTGTGCAGGGGATGCGCTTCAGGCCTGGTCGCGCTGCTGGCCGGTGCTGCCGGGCCCGGCCTGGGCGATCTGGTGCTCGATGTTGCGGCGGGAGGCGCCGATGTGGCGCCGCATGAGCAGGTCGGCCAGTTCGCCATCGCCATCAGCCAGCGCATCGAGGATGCGATGGTGTTCGGCAAAGGCCTGGCGCGGCCGGTTGGGGGCAGCGGAATACTGGATGCGGTACATGCGGGCCAGCTGGTACAGCTCGCCGCAGAGGATGCGCGTGAGGATCTGGTTGCCACTGGCCTGGATGATCTTGTAGTGGAAGTCGTAGTCGCCTTCCTGCTGATAGTAGCCGCGCCCGGCTTGGAAGGCTTCGTCCTTCTCGTGGGTGTCGAGCACCCGGCGCAGTTCGTCCAGCTCGGCCCGGCTCATGCGCTGTGCAGCCAGGCGGCAGGCCATGCCTTCCAGGGATTCGCGGATCTGGAACAGTTCCACCAGGCCCTCCAGCGTCAGCGAGACCACCCGGGCGCCCACGTGCGGCACGCGCACCAGCAGGTTCTGGCCTTCGAGGCGATGGATGGCTTCACGCAGTGGCCCTCGGCTGATGCCATAGGTACGGGCCAGTTCCGGCTCGGAAATCTTGCTGCCGGGGGCGATCTCACCCTGCACGATGGCGCTCTGGATTTTGCGAAAAACGTGTTCGGAGAGCGTTTCTCCCTCGCGGTCTGTGCCCGGCAGTGTAATGAGCTCGCTCATGGTTTTTTACCGTGTCAACAATCTTTAGGATTTGATGCGTTTAATCATAGCATCTTGCCCAAAAAATGGAAGAAGTGTCGACACTAGAATATTTTCGGCACTGGATAGTAAAAAAATAGCATGAGGCAATTTTCGTTACAGGTGAGAAAATTCAGCCGCCCGCTGGGAATATATGAATAAGAGCTTCAAAATTTTTCTATAAATTTCCTCATATGCGGGAATCGTTCGCCTAAAGTGAGAAACTAACCTTATATTGCCGCCATGGACTCACCACAAACCTCTACCATCGTTGACCGCGTTCTCCACGTACTCTCCGGCGTGGCCCGTGCCGGCAAGCCCGTCAGTGCCAAGCAGATTGCTGCCATGGTGCAACAACCGGTCAGTACCGTTTATCGCCACCTGGCCTCCCTCAAGAAGTGGGGACTGTTGCAGGAGCACATGAATTCGGGCACCTTCGAGCCGGGGCCGACCGGTGTGCAACTGGCCTGGGGATTCGATCAGAACTCCAACCTGATCAGCCAGAGCCGCGAAGAAATCATTTCGCTGGTCCAGCGCAGCGGCGAGAGCGTGGGCCTGCTGGTGCCGATCAATGGGCAGATGGTGTGCATTGCCATGGAAGAAAGCGACCAGCCGCTGCGCTGTTCCTTCACCAAGGGCCGGGCACATCCCTTGCTTAAGGGAGCATCGGCCAAAAGCCTGCTGGCCTTCATGCCACGCAAGCTGCAGCAGAAACTGCTGGCGGACCAGCTGGGCGACAAGCCCGAGGAAGCCGCCGCGCTGGAGGTGCAACTCGAGGAGATCCGCCGCCGCGGCTATTCCATCAGCGAGAGTGAAGTGGACCTGGGCGTGTGGGGCGTCTCGGTTCCCATCATGACCTCCAATGGCCGCCTGGAAGGCACCATCACCCTGATGGCACCGGCGCTGCGCGTGGGCAACCGCGAACAGGAGCTGGTACGCATGACGGTGGAGGCCGCTCAGCGCATATGTAATCGTTTTTAAGCCAGTCAGGTTCAGGTTGCGCCGTCCACAGAAGACGGTGCTGGCTGGACAAGGGGGGGGGCCGACCGGCTCCAGGGATGTGCTGTCCGTTGCGCCGGTTCCCGGCGTCCAGTCGATATCGTCGTTTCTATTGAGGAACTCATGATGAAGCTATGCAAGCTGCTCTGCGCCTTCACGACCAGCCTGGTCCTGTTAATGGCGGCCGCGCCCGCCGCCCGTGCGGCCGACAACGTGATCCGGGTCGGCACCGATGCCACCTTCCCACCGATGGAGTTCGTCAAGGATGGCAAACGCACCGGTTTCGATGTCGAACTGATGGAAGCCCTGGCCAAGACCATGGGCAAGAAGATCCAGTGGATCGACATCGATTTCAAGGGCCTGATCCCCGGCCTCATCTCCAACCGCTTCGACATTGCCGCCTCGGCCATCTACATGACCGACGAGCGCCGCAAGGTGGTGGCCTTCAGCGATCCCTATTACCGGGGCGGCCTGGCCGTGCTGGTGCGCCGCGATGACAGCAGTATCAAGGTGCCCGAGGATCTGAATCGCGGCAAGCGCGTCTCGGTCCAGGTCGGCACCAAATCGGTGGGCTACCTGCGCGACAACTTCCCCGGCGTGGAGCGAGTGGAAGTGGAAAAGAACCAGGCCATGTTCGACCTGCTGGCCACCGGCCGTGTGAATGCCGTGGTGACCGGCCGTCCGGCGGCGGTGGAATATGCCCGTACCCAGCCGCTGGTGCGGGTGCTGGACAAGGGCCTCACTACCGAGCTGTATGGTTTCGCCTTGCGCAAGAACGATACCGAACTGGCCGAGCACCTCAACAAGGCCCTGCAGACCCTGCGCATCAACGGCACCTATACCGCGCTGACCGACAAGTGGTTCGGCAAGAGCGAGTAAGGTTCTGAGCGCCCGGCCGGGCGGGTTCGCCGGGCGCATTCATCCCCCCTGTGCATGCGTGACCTGGCCCGTTCGTCATTGACCGGGCAAGGGTCTCCTTTTGCCGGAGCACATCATGAAACTGGATTTTTCGGGCGTCTGGGACAGTTGGCCCTCGCTCCTCCACGGCACCTTGGTGACGGTGGAAATCACCGCCGCCTCGCTGGTCCTGGGTTGCGTGCTGGGCCTGCTGGTCGGCCTGGGGCGGCTCAATCCGCGCCGCCGCACGCTCTATGCCATCTGCACCTTCTATCTGACGCTGGTGCGCGGTACGCCCTTGCTGGTGCAGTTGTTCCTGTGGTTCTTCGGACTGCCGCATGTGGGCGTGATCCTGCCCGCCTATGTATGCGGCATCCTCGGGCTGGGCATCTACAGCGCGGCCTACGTGTCGGAAATCGTGCGTGGCGCCATCCAGTCCATCGAGCGCGGCCAGATGGAAGCGGCGCGTTCGCTGGGCTTGCCGTACCGCATGGCGATGCGCCGCGTGATCCTGCCGCAGGCCTTCGTGCGCATGATTCCGCCGCTGGGCAATGAATTCATTGCGCTGATCAAGAACTCGGCGCTGGTGTCGCTGCTGACCATTGCCGACCTGATGCATGAAGGCGAGAAGATCATCAGCATCACCTACCGCTCGCTGGAAACCTATCTGGTCATCGCGCTCATCTATCTCGTACTGACCGGCGTGACCACGCTGGTGCTGCGGCGCATCGAAAAAGTGCTGCGTTCGGAAGGGAGGGTGTGATGCAACAGGCCATCGTCGACATCAAGGGCTTGCGCAAATCCTTCGGCAGCCACCTCGTCCTGAAGGACATCGACTTCGCCGTGGCGCCCAGCCAGGTGGTGGTCATCATCGGCCCCAGCGGCAGCGGCAAGAGTACCTTCCTGCGCTGCCTGAACGGGCTGGAAACCGCCGAGGGCGGCACGGTGATGGTCTGCGGCCATCCGGTGGTGGAGGGCGGCCGCATGATGCCCGAGGACAGTCTCGACGCCCTGCGCGCCGAGGTGGGCATGGTGTTCCAGTCCTTCAACCTGTTCCCGCATCTGAGCGTGCTGGACAACATCATCCTGGCGCCCACCTGCCTGCGCGGCCTGCCGCGCAAGGCGGCCCAGGAGCAGGGCCTGCGCCTGCTCAGGAAGGTCGGGCTGGAGCACAAGGCGAAGGATTATCCCGGTACCTTGTCCGGTGGCCAGAAGCAGCGGGTGGCCATTGCCCGCGCGCTGGCCATGGAACCCAAGGTGATGCTCTTCGATGAACCGACCTCGGCGCTGGATCCCGAACTGGTCGGTGAAGTGCTGCAGGTGATGAAGGATCTGGCCGGCGAAGGCATGACCATGCTGATCGTCACGCATGAAATGGGCTTTGCGCGCGAAGTCGCCGATGTGGTGGTGGTGATGGATCACGGCAGCATCGTCGAAGCCGGTCCGCCCTCCGAGATTTTTACTTCACCCCGGGAAGCGCGCACCCGCAGTTTCTTGCAAACCATGCTGGCCCGCGAGGTGGTGCATGGTCGCTGAGGTCCATCCGGCGGCGGTGTCCGGCACGCTTGCGCAGGTCAGTGCCATTGAGTACGTCGGTGAGCTGGGGCGCATTGACGCCGTACCCTGGAAGAACGAGGGCGGCCAGACCCGCGAACTGTGCGTGGAGCCGCCCGGTGCGGATTTCGCCCATTTCGTCTGGCGCGCCAGTGTGGCCGACGTGGGCATGGATGGCGAATTTTCCACCTTCGCCGGCATCGACCGCACCATCGTCCTGCTCGAAGGCGACGGCTTCAGCATGCACAGCCAGGGTCGGCAGGTGCATGATCTGGCGCATTGTTTCGTGCCTTATCCCTTCCCGGGCGAGCAAGCCATCACGGTGCGGCTGCATGGCGCGCCCACGTTGGACTTCAACCTGATGGTGCGGCGCGAGTGCGCCGAGGGCAGGGTGTTGGTGCTGGGCGAGGGCAAACCGCGTTGCCTGCCCAGACATAGCGTGCTGCTCTATGTCGCACAGGGTGCGGCTTGCCTGTCGGATCGGCACGGGCTGCGGCAATCCCTGCGCCGTGGCGAATTTGCCCGCCTGCGCGAGGACCACGCGGCAGACCTGCCCAATCTGCTCTGCGCGCCGGGATCGGTGGTGCTGGTGGTCTGCATCCTGCGCACCCGCGAGAGGGGACACGCATCTCAGCGTTGAACGGACCGGCGCCTTGCTGATTCCACCCGCGCGAGCGGCAGCGAAGCGTCCGGTTTAGACTACAAAACCGCCAATAAGAAGGTGAGCACATGGTTTCGCTTGGCGAACATACGCCGCAACACCTGCATCAGCATCGCTCCGATGGTCAGTCCGGGGATGCATTGTTTTGCCCGCTGGCCCTGTTGCCGCAAGGCTGGCGCAAGGATGTCCTGCTGCGTTGGGACGCTGCCGGCAATCTGGTCGACGTCAGCCCTGGCAGTGCTGCTGGCGAGGCCAGAAGCGCGTGCGGCCCGGTCATCGCCGGCATGCCCAATCTGCATTCGCACGCCTTCCAGCGCGCCATGGCCGGCCTGACCGAAGTCATGGGCAGCCCGTCGGATTCTTTCTGGAGCTGGCGCAAGCTGATGTACCGGTTTGCGCAGCGCCTGCAGCCCGAGCATCTGGAAGCCATTGCCCGCCATCTCTACATCGAGATGCTCAAGGCGGGGTATACCTCGGTCTGCGAATTCCATTACCTGCATCACGCCCCCGGCGGCACCCCCTATGCTGATCGCGCCGAACTGGCGCTGCGCCTGATGCAGGCTGCCGCTGAAGCCGGTATCGGCATGACGCTGCTGCCGGTGCTGTACCAGTACAGCGGCTTCGGCCGCCAGGCGGCCTCGGCCGAGCAGGCGCGCTTCCTCGGTTCGCCGCAGAGCCTGCTGGCCTTGCGCGAGCGCCTGCAGCAGGTCTTGCCGGAGAATCCCATGCGGCGCTACGGGGTGGCGCCGCATTCCCTGCGCGCAGTGTCGCCCGAGGGGCTCGATGAACTGGTGAGCGGATTGCGGCAACAGCCTGGCGGCCGGGATGCCCCGATTCATATCCACATTGCCGAGCAATGGCGCGAGATCCAGGATTGCCTGGCCTGGAGCGGCCAGCGGCCGGTGCAATTGCTGCTCTCGCAGCAGGAACTGGATGCCCGCTGGTGCCTCATCCATGCCACGCACATGGACCTGGGGGAATACCGTGGACTGGCGGCCAGCGGGGCGGTGGTCGGGCTGTGTCCAACCACCGAAGCCAATCTCGGCGACGGCATCATCGATGCCGGACAACTGCTGGAATCGGGGACACGCTGGGGTATCGGATCGGACAGCCATATCGCCATCAATCTGCGTGCCGAATTGCGCCTGCTGGAATACGGCCAGCGCCTGCATCACCGGCGGCGCAACGTGCTGGCTTCCGAATCCGTGCCGGCCACCGCCGACCGCCTGTTCGTCCAGGCCCAGGCGGGAGGCGCCGCCGCGACCGGGCGTGCAGTGGCCGGGCTGGCGGTCGGTCAGCGGGCCGACTTCGTGCTGCTCGATGGGGAAGACGTCAATCTGGCCGATCGCAGCCCGGCGCAATTGCTCTCTGCCCTGGTGTTCTGCGAGCACGACGGCCAGCCCATCCAGGATGTCTACGTCGGTGGCCGCCAGGTGGTGACGGCGGGCCGCCATCCCCTGCAGGAGACGGCCCGTCAGGCCTATCGCCGTGCGATTGCCGATCTGCTCAAGGACTGAGGAAACAACCATGCCCGTCATGCCGCAAGAGGTATTCCACCTGCACCAGGGCAGTTCGCCCTTGCTCATCTCCATGCCGCACGTCGGCACCCGCCTGCCCGCGGATCTGACATCTTCGTACAGCCAGGTTGGCTTGCAGGTCGACGATACCGACTGGCACATCGCCGAACTGTATGACTTTGCCGCCGATCTGGGGGCATCGGTGATTCGTCCTTTTCATTCACGTTACGTGATCGATCTGAACCGGCCAGCCGACGGACAGAGCCTCTATCCGGGCCAGAACACCACCGGGCTCTGTCCATTGACGACCTTCGACAACGTGCCGCTGTACCGCAGCGGTTGTGAGCCCGATGGTGCCGAGATCGCACGCCGTCTTGAACTTTACTGGTATCCCTATCACGCCGCCTTGCAGGCCGAGCTGGCAAGGTTGAAGGCGCGACACGGGTACGCGCTGCTGTGGGATGCGCATTCGATCCGCTCGCTGATTCCGCATCTGTTCGAGGGCGAGCTGCCGGTCTTCAATTTTGGCACCGCCAGCGGCGCTGCCTGCGCGCCCGGCCTGGGCGAGGACCTGCTGGCGCTGGCGCAGCAACTGGCGCCGCAGTATCCGGCGGTGCTCAACGGGCGTTTCAAGGGCGGCTACATCACCCGTCATTACGGACAGCCGCTACAGCAGGTGCATGCCATCCAGCTGGAACTGGCCCAGCGCAGCTACATGCAGGAGCAGGCGCCTTATGCGCTGCAGCCGGCACTGACCCAACAGCTCAAGCCGGTGCTGATGCAACTGGTGACACGCTTCATGGCGTTCCGTCCCGATTGAGGCGCTCGCGCGCGGCGCCATTTGATCCAGCGCAAATGCACGCCAGCTCTGGCGGTGCAGCCGGTGCGGCTTGATGCATGTCAAGTCCGTTCAGTTCGGTGAGGCTTAGTATGCAGTCATACCAAGTCAACGCAATCCAGTCACCTGCTGAGGTCATCATGTTCAAGAACATCCTGTTGGCAACCGATGGTTCCCGTCTGTGCAACGAGTCCGTGAAGGCCGCCATTGCGCTGGCCAAGAGCTGCGGCAGCACCTTGATCGGTTTGTCGGTGGCGGGCAATCTGCGGGCACTGTCGATTCCTGAAGTCAGCGTGGGCGTGGATGTGGCGCGCACCGAGGAAGCCGGCCGCGAACGTGCACTGGCCAGCGTTGAAATGATCACCGCGATGGCACGTGAAGAAGGCGTGCCCTGCACGGTGCAGGTGGCCCAGGGCGGCCGCCCCTATGAAGAGATCATGCGCGTGGCCGAGCGCGAGCATTGCGATGCCATCATCATGGCGTCCGAGGCGCGCTCCACGCTGGGCCGGCTGCTCCTGGGCAGCCAGACCCAGAAGCTGCTGGCGCACAGCAAGGTGCCGGTGCTGGTTTACCGCTGATTGGGCAAAAGATGAAGAAATGCGCTCAGCATGCGGTGCGCATTGGGCGATTGAAAGTATCGTCGTGAAGGTTTGTGGTGTGGAGGGTCGGGCCGTTCCTGTGGAGAGGGACGGCCCTTTTTTGTTTTGGGGCGCTGCGATAAATCGAAGCGTTAAGGGTGCGCTTACAAGCGTCAGGTTCCGATAATAACGATCAGTCTGCGCAAAGATCGGTAGCAGGGCAGATCGCGCAGGATAGACTCACGCCGAAGATAGCCCCATGAGAACCTGGCCGGTCTGGTGCCACCGACCCGTGCCAGATGCAACTCCAGCACCACGCAGCCATCCACTACATGAAAAGACTAACTAAGACCTGCGCGTCGGCAATGGCGCTTTTGTTCCTGCTTGGCTCCCAGCATGCCCTTGCCAAGGGCTTCTCGGTCTCCGTGTCGCTCAGCGTCAGCGGCACCGTGACCAGTATCTCTGACAGCATCAGCAAGGCCACCTCGACGGTGATGACCCTGGTGGAAGAGACGCACGGCCCCTACGAGGTCACCGATATCAAGGTAGCGGAAAATCGTGAGGACCAGATGCGGCTGACCTTGAAAGCCCAGGGCGACGAGCAACGACCGGATCTCTACCTGTATGTGTCGGCTCAGGATTACGCCAACGTCAATCTCGGCGTGGGACAAATCGTGGACGCGGCGCAAAAGCCCTATGGCCTGGCGTTCTATCAGCACTACGACAAGCACCCCTTCGTTGTAGTCCTCAACGACCAATGGATGGCCGATCTTCCGGCCCGGCAAGTGGCGTTGCAGTAATCCCGCTGGTTGCCCGAGCATGAGTTTTTCCTGGTGCCGCGCCTGGCTGCAGGCGTTTCTTTGCGTGCTAACCCTGGGCGCCATGGCGCAGCCGCATGCAGCCAACCTGTTCGTCTATTGCGACCAGTCCCTGGAACTGAGTGCGGCCCAGAAGAACCGCGTGCTGCTCTTTGCTTCCACCGTGCGGGCGGAACTGGAACGTTCGGGTGAGGGCAGTGCCATCATCTCCCGCTCGGCCATCGATCTGGACCGCTTCAACATCCGCTATTCCCACGCCGGCCTGGCCGTCCGCAGCGAGAAGGCGTCCTGGCATGTGCGCCAGCTGTTCTATGAATGCGAGAAAGAGAAGCCAGACATCTACGATCAGGGGATCGCCGGCTTCCTGATCGATAACGACAGCGCTTCCACGGCCTACGTGTCGCTGGTTTTCGTGCCCGGGGTGCTGGGCGTGGAGATGCGCCGCGCGGTCGAGGACGACAAGCTCACCAGCCAACTGCTGGGGCAGCGTTACAGTGCCAATGCCTATCCCTTTTCCACGCAGTTCCAGAACTGCAACCAGTGGCTCATGGAAATGCTGGCCTTCGCCTGGGGGCAGTTGCGCCTCAAGGACGATGCCCGCGCTGCAGCCCAGCAATGGCTGCGCGAGAGCGATTTCCGGCCCACCGACATCAACGTGAAGCACGACTATCTGATGTGGGCCAGTCATTTCATTCCCTTGCTGCATGATGTCGATCATCCTGCGGCCAATCTTCAGAAGAACCTGTACCAGGTCACCATGCCGGCTGCCATCGAGTCCTTCATCCATCGCCGTGATCCGCAGAGTTATCGGGTCGAAATGTGCATGGCCGAAGACCGCATCGTGATCCACCGGGGATGGAGCCAGATTCCGGATGGCTGTGTGGCCGCGGCCGACGACCAGGTTCTGCCCGTGAACTAGGGCCTGTTCATATTCAATCTACGGGCTCCCGGCCGAAGAAGTCTGGAGAAAAGCTGCTGCCTTTGTTACAGTCGGCCCTTGTTTCGACGAGGCCAACAAG includes:
- the hutG gene encoding N-formylglutamate deformylase; the protein is MPQEVFHLHQGSSPLLISMPHVGTRLPADLTSSYSQVGLQVDDTDWHIAELYDFAADLGASVIRPFHSRYVIDLNRPADGQSLYPGQNTTGLCPLTTFDNVPLYRSGCEPDGAEIARRLELYWYPYHAALQAELARLKARHGYALLWDAHSIRSLIPHLFEGELPVFNFGTASGAACAPGLGEDLLALAQQLAPQYPAVLNGRFKGGYITRHYGQPLQQVHAIQLELAQRSYMQEQAPYALQPALTQQLKPVLMQLVTRFMAFRPD
- a CDS encoding universal stress protein; this encodes MFKNILLATDGSRLCNESVKAAIALAKSCGSTLIGLSVAGNLRALSIPEVSVGVDVARTEEAGRERALASVEMITAMAREEGVPCTVQVAQGGRPYEEIMRVAEREHCDAIIMASEARSTLGRLLLGSQTQKLLAHSKVPVLVYR
- a CDS encoding HutD family protein, translated to MVAEVHPAAVSGTLAQVSAIEYVGELGRIDAVPWKNEGGQTRELCVEPPGADFAHFVWRASVADVGMDGEFSTFAGIDRTIVLLEGDGFSMHSQGRQVHDLAHCFVPYPFPGEQAITVRLHGAPTLDFNLMVRRECAEGRVLVLGEGKPRCLPRHSVLLYVAQGAACLSDRHGLRQSLRRGEFARLREDHAADLPNLLCAPGSVVLVVCILRTRERGHASQR
- a CDS encoding formimidoylglutamate deiminase; translated protein: MVSLGEHTPQHLHQHRSDGQSGDALFCPLALLPQGWRKDVLLRWDAAGNLVDVSPGSAAGEARSACGPVIAGMPNLHSHAFQRAMAGLTEVMGSPSDSFWSWRKLMYRFAQRLQPEHLEAIARHLYIEMLKAGYTSVCEFHYLHHAPGGTPYADRAELALRLMQAAAEAGIGMTLLPVLYQYSGFGRQAASAEQARFLGSPQSLLALRERLQQVLPENPMRRYGVAPHSLRAVSPEGLDELVSGLRQQPGGRDAPIHIHIAEQWREIQDCLAWSGQRPVQLLLSQQELDARWCLIHATHMDLGEYRGLAASGAVVGLCPTTEANLGDGIIDAGQLLESGTRWGIGSDSHIAINLRAELRLLEYGQRLHHRRRNVLASESVPATADRLFVQAQAGGAAATGRAVAGLAVGQRADFVLLDGEDVNLADRSPAQLLSALVFCEHDGQPIQDVYVGGRQVVTAGRHPLQETARQAYRRAIADLLKD
- a CDS encoding DUF2145 domain-containing protein; protein product: MSFSWCRAWLQAFLCVLTLGAMAQPHAANLFVYCDQSLELSAAQKNRVLLFASTVRAELERSGEGSAIISRSAIDLDRFNIRYSHAGLAVRSEKASWHVRQLFYECEKEKPDIYDQGIAGFLIDNDSASTAYVSLVFVPGVLGVEMRRAVEDDKLTSQLLGQRYSANAYPFSTQFQNCNQWLMEMLAFAWGQLRLKDDARAAAQQWLRESDFRPTDINVKHDYLMWASHFIPLLHDVDHPAANLQKNLYQVTMPAAIESFIHRRDPQSYRVEMCMAEDRIVIHRGWSQIPDGCVAAADDQVLPVN